A region of Amyelois transitella isolate CPQ chromosome 11, ilAmyTran1.1, whole genome shotgun sequence DNA encodes the following proteins:
- the LOC106134960 gene encoding cysteine synthase A-like produces MAPVDGVDNEIKSSALDLIGNTPIVALDRIYPGPGRILAKCEFMNPGASIKCRSSLHMIRKAKESGELKPGQPVIEVTSGNQGCGLAVVCSVLGHPLTLTMSKGNSVQRAIHMEALGAKCIRVPQVEGTYGNVTLADVQAVEEVGLKIVEETKAFYVNQFNNEGNSESHYLTTGPEIWKQTGQHVDVFLATVGTAGTFAGTSKYLKEKNPKLLSFVVEPAGSEPIKGEPITKPLHLLQGSGYGCVPNLFKFDFIDGTVSVTDEEAVKYKQLIGEKEGLYVGYTSGANVAAAMKLLESGRVPKDSWIVTTLNDTGLKYTPVPEELTH; encoded by the coding sequence atggCACCAGTGGACGGAGTAGACAATGAGATTAAATCATCAGCCTTGGACCTCATCGGCAATACACCCATTGTCGCTCTCGACCGCATCTACCCAGGGCCCGGCCGCATTCTTGCTAAATGTGAGTTCATGAATCCTGGCGCCTCGATCAAATGTCGTTCATCACTGCACATGATACGGAAGGCGAAGGAATCCGGCGAGCTGAAGCCAGGACAACCAGTCATTGAAGTAACGTCGGGTAATCAGGGATGCGGCCTTGCTGTTGTGTGTTCAGTACTGGGACATCCACTCACATTGACTATGTCCAAGGGTAACAGTGTGCAGCGAGCTATTCATATGGAAGCTCTAGGTGCAAAGTGCATCAGAGTACCGCAAGTAGAAGGGACATACGGAAACGTTACTCTGGCAGATGTCCAGGCCGTTGAGGAAGTTGGTTTAAAGATTGTCGAGGAAACTAAAGCATTTTACGTGAACCAGTTTAACAATGAAGGGAATTCTGAGTCTCACTATTTGACTACTGGCCCTGAGATTTGGAAACAAACGGGACAACATGTTGATGTGTTCTTGGCAACCGTTGGAACAGCCGGTACGTTCGCTGGAACTTCGAAATATTTGAAAgagaaaaatcccaaattgTTATCATTTGTAGTGGAGCCTGCTGGTTCTGAGCCAATCAAAGGTGAACCAATTACAAAGCCATTGCATCTGCTACAAGGTTCTGGGTATGGATGTgttccaaatttatttaaatttgacttcATTGATGGGACTGTGAGCGTAACAGACGAAGAAGcagttaaatataaacaacttATCGGTGAGAAGGAAGGACTTTACGTCGGATACACGAGTGGTGCTAATGTTGCTGCAGCAATGAAACTCCTGGAGTCTGGTCGTGTGCCCAAGGATTCTTGGATAGTAACTACTTTAAACGATACCGGATTGAAGTATACACCTGTACCAGAAGAATTAACccattaa
- the LOC106134967 gene encoding cysteine synthase A-like: protein MAPVDGIDNEIKSSALELIGNTPIVALDRIHPGPGRILAKCEFMNPGASVKCRSSLHMIRKAKEFGELQPGQPVVEITSGNQGCGLAVVCSVLGHPLTVTMSKGNSVQRALHMEALGAKCVRVPQVEGTYGKVTNADVQALEEVCTKIVEDTKAFYVNQFSNKGNSEAHYMTTGPEIWRQTGQHVDVFLACVGTAGTFAGTTKYLKEKNPKLLSFVVEPAGSEPIKGEPIKKPLHLLQGSGYGWIPDLFNYDDMDGTVSITDEEAVKYMELIGKKEGLYVGYTSGANVAAAVKLLESGRVPKDSWIVTTLSDTGLKYTPVPEELTK, encoded by the coding sequence ATGGCACCAGTGGATGGAATAGACAATGAGATTAAATCATCAGCCTTGGAACTCATCGGTAATACACCGATCGTTGCTCTCGACCGCATACATCCAGGACCAGGCCGAATCTTAGCTAAATGCGAGTTCATGAACCCTGGCGCTTCTGTAAAATGTCGATCATCATTACACATGATACGAAAAGCAAAAGAATTCGGCGAGCTGCAGCCAGGACAACCGGTCGTCGAAATAACCTCAGGCAATCAGGGATGCGGCCTTGCTGTAGTGTGTTCGGTGTTGGGACATCCACTTACAGTCACTATGTCCAAGGGTAACAGTGTACAACGAGCTTTACATATGGAAGCTCTTGGTGCTAAGTGTGTCAGAGTACCACAGGTAGAAGGGACATATGGCAAAGTGACTAATGCAGATGTTCAAGCCCTTGAAGAAGTTTGTACAAAGATTGTTGAGGATACCAAAGCATTTTATGTGAACCAGTTTAGCAATAAGGGAAATTCCGAAGCTCACTATATGACTACTGGACCTGAGATATGGAGGCAGACCGGACAACATGTTGACGTATTCCTAGCATGTGTTGGAACAGCGGGTACGTTCGCTGGaactacaaaatatttgaaagagaAAAATCCTAAATTGTTATCTTTTGTTGTGGAGCCTGCTGGTTCAGAACCTATTAAAGGTGAACCGATAAAGAAACCTTTACATTTACTTCAAGGTTCTGGATATGGGTGGATTCCAGACTTATTCAATTATGATGACATGGATGGGACTGTCAGTATAACAGATGAAGAAGCAGTTAAATATATGGAACTAATTGGCAAGAAGGAAGGTTTATACGTGGGGTATACGAGCGGCGCTAATGTTGCTGCAGCGGTTAAGCTTCTGGAGTCTGGTCGGGTCCCTAAGGACTCTTGGATAGTAACCACGCTTAGTGATACTGGCCTCAAATATACACCAGTGCCAGAAGAATTGACAAAGTAA